In a genomic window of Thermoplasmata archaeon:
- the endA gene encoding tRNA-intron lyase translates to MARGHQGKGAINLGGTPVGKLGEEGAVVEDPSFASRVYNKGWFGTPLPGGGLSLELVEAMYLLETGRLELSRDGERVDPEFLFRHAVSREPAFETRYPVYADLRRRGLTLKPFRPSPPDFVCYERGAVPSRSYPRYHVLAISERAPFKLDSINKLVQRASSVGRGLLVALVDEEGDVTYYEAYLHQPSGELGECSCPERGKALVLDERVLVFDRQLADALKENHFGRPAGRAHQLSLIEAAHLLEKGLIELFRADGGKKVGKAELRRMARRRQKDFELRFRVYTTLRKQGLLPRTGFKYGTHFRVYERDPDATHARYLIHCFPAGYVGTWPEISRAVRVAHGVKKEILFARVGSGSELDYVLFKRVRP, encoded by the coding sequence ATAGCTAGGGGTCATCAGGGAAAAGGGGCGATTAACCTGGGGGGGACACCTGTTGGAAAGCTCGGTGAGGAGGGCGCGGTGGTGGAGGACCCATCTTTTGCCAGCCGGGTATATAACAAGGGATGGTTCGGCACCCCACTTCCCGGCGGAGGCCTGTCGTTAGAACTCGTCGAGGCCATGTATCTCCTCGAGACCGGCCGTCTGGAGCTCTCCAGGGACGGAGAAAGGGTGGACCCAGAGTTCCTCTTCCGGCACGCCGTGTCAAGGGAGCCCGCCTTCGAGACCCGCTACCCTGTCTACGCCGACCTCAGGAGGAGGGGTCTGACCCTCAAGCCATTCCGGCCATCCCCGCCGGATTTCGTGTGCTATGAGAGGGGGGCAGTACCTAGCCGCTCGTACCCAAGGTATCACGTCTTGGCCATTTCAGAAAGGGCCCCTTTCAAGTTGGATTCAATAAACAAACTAGTGCAGCGCGCCTCCTCTGTGGGGAGGGGGCTTCTGGTGGCACTTGTTGACGAAGAAGGCGACGTCACATACTACGAGGCCTATCTTCACCAGCCCTCTGGAGAGCTCGGAGAATGCTCCTGCCCGGAGAGGGGAAAGGCGCTGGTGCTTGATGAGAGGGTCCTAGTCTTCGACCGGCAACTCGCTGATGCCCTTAAAGAAAACCATTTCGGCCGGCCGGCTGGGAGGGCCCACCAGCTCTCGCTCATCGAAGCCGCCCATCTACTAGAAAAAGGTCTTATCGAGCTCTTCCGAGCCGATGGTGGTAAAAAGGTTGGGAAGGCGGAGCTACGGAGGATGGCCCGAAGGCGCCAAAAGGACTTCGAGCTACGGTTCCGGGTCTACACGACTCTGAGAAAACAGGGCCTGTTGCCCAGGACAGGCTTTAAATACGGAACCCATTTCCGTGTCTACGAACGAGACCCGGATGCTACCCACGCCCGCTACCTGATACACTGTTTCCCCGCAGGCTATGTTGGCACGTGGCCCGAAATAAGCCGGGCCGTTAGAGTCGCCCACGGGGTAAAGAAGGAGATTCTCTTCGCACGAGTTGGTTCCGGGAGCGAGCTCGATTACGTCCTCTTCAAAAGGGTAAGGCCCTGA
- a CDS encoding M14 family zinc carboxypeptidase produces MKALKGLKPPMQSRLRRALLIVMAVQCLILPLPPSSATDIRELGSFRAGYHTYDSMTQELRALEASHPDLVMVESLGRTYEDRDIWAVKISDDVRTNDSAEPDVLIMGGLHAREIMGVEVPLYLINYLIKNYGTNETCTMLVNTREVWFVPMANPDGHVYVERGNDWRKNRRPTVGGNIGVDLNRNWGYMFGVDAQTSDDPSSDVYHGPYPFSENETRAISELALRQRFATSLSFHSYGQLILYPWGFTTDPAPDSEELERMARAMAAINGYTPQQSSRLYLTHGDSEDWLYANTSTLAFTFELDTSFYPPASQIETTCSLNCEAVIYLIAYPKALIVDAGVVAISSPTPGAIVEPDRPLNITATVMNFGTDASEIPIEIEVSSADGYLHTNSTSVTLRPGQLGEAFFQWFPPFPGSENYTLAVRTKLGGDHYSWNDERTTQFKIRTKYGAALSADETSKECFPGQSAIYRLTVMSLSNREDCILLELEGARRDLASIVDSIHLPPGGAGEVNLTVRIPRDASPGERVYVAVRALSSTGQGASGLVSTVTTVLDPSPVADAGPDIVVDVMEEVEFDATASTSPAGTIVRYSWVFGDGTTAEGLRVRHAYSRRGLYTVNLTVENEFGWSDTDSLLVTVIQNFSLRLETPALELSLRPAETKTINLTLRNMGNGADEVEVKLDALRWSASIDRLRISLQSGESAGITLCITAPERATAGSSAMFRVTAASLESPYARDEVIIRATVAEVRDLNLMVEEREGAVEAGGSVRFIAIVENKGNVNETLVLVAAEIPEEWRVAFSQQELTIPPWSNASVEILVCVPARALAGVYRLFVNGLGLEVSVRARYGLTASVEPLNATARPGGRVVFTINFTNMGNAPDSFTLNVSNLPMGWGTDPLLPPSEVAPGANGSMHVSVQIPEDVRSGGYDIVLELRSDNYPGASVSLPVRVVVERQEPPPTNSTVHAFPSILWPPLALAAAGAVLAIYLSRRRKKCHGGPAKGWDVDSRPGAGEGAENAPAGPLPQTDGWDPSIQATRAVSGRELEPWETCLWCFGQLGREPSIPCPSCGGTFHRRCAQEARGCTRCGGPL; encoded by the coding sequence TTGAAAGCGCTTAAGGGCCTGAAACCCCCAATGCAGTCCCGTCTCAGGAGAGCTCTTCTGATAGTCATGGCTGTGCAGTGCCTGATTCTCCCACTCCCCCCCTCCTCTGCAACTGATATCCGTGAATTGGGCTCGTTCAGGGCGGGATACCACACCTATGATTCCATGACGCAGGAGCTGAGGGCGCTCGAGGCCAGCCACCCGGACTTGGTTATGGTGGAGAGCTTGGGCAGGACCTATGAGGACCGGGACATCTGGGCTGTGAAAATCTCGGACGACGTCCGGACCAACGACAGCGCAGAGCCCGACGTCCTCATTATGGGCGGACTCCACGCCCGTGAAATCATGGGTGTGGAGGTCCCTCTCTACCTCATCAACTACCTAATAAAAAATTACGGAACTAATGAGACCTGCACCATGCTCGTGAACACAAGGGAGGTATGGTTCGTTCCCATGGCAAACCCCGACGGCCACGTTTACGTGGAGCGCGGGAACGACTGGCGGAAGAACCGCAGGCCAACAGTCGGGGGAAACATTGGGGTAGACCTCAACAGGAATTGGGGCTACATGTTCGGTGTAGACGCTCAGACCAGCGACGACCCCTCATCTGACGTATACCACGGCCCCTATCCTTTTTCCGAGAACGAGACGAGGGCAATAAGCGAGCTCGCGCTCAGACAGCGCTTCGCCACTTCCCTCTCCTTCCACAGCTACGGGCAGTTGATTCTCTACCCGTGGGGCTTTACCACAGACCCCGCTCCCGACAGCGAGGAGCTCGAAAGGATGGCGCGCGCGATGGCGGCCATAAATGGCTACACGCCCCAGCAGTCCTCGAGGCTCTACCTGACCCACGGCGATTCGGAAGACTGGCTCTACGCCAACACGAGCACGCTGGCCTTTACCTTCGAGCTGGACACCTCTTTCTACCCCCCGGCGAGCCAAATTGAGACGACCTGCAGCCTCAACTGCGAAGCGGTGATTTACCTCATAGCCTATCCTAAAGCGCTCATCGTCGATGCTGGCGTGGTCGCGATATCTTCCCCGACACCGGGTGCCATTGTCGAGCCTGATAGGCCCTTAAACATCACAGCCACGGTGATGAACTTCGGGACAGACGCATCGGAGATTCCGATTGAGATTGAGGTGTCCTCGGCCGATGGCTATCTCCACACAAATTCGACCTCAGTCACACTCAGACCGGGCCAGTTGGGCGAGGCCTTCTTTCAGTGGTTCCCTCCTTTCCCGGGCTCGGAGAATTACACCCTAGCAGTCCGCACCAAACTGGGTGGAGACCATTATAGTTGGAACGATGAGCGCACCACTCAGTTTAAAATAAGAACAAAATACGGCGCCGCGCTATCAGCAGACGAGACATCAAAGGAGTGCTTCCCCGGCCAGAGCGCCATCTATAGGCTCACTGTGATGAGCCTGAGCAACAGGGAGGATTGTATTCTGCTGGAGCTCGAAGGGGCCCGCAGGGATTTGGCTAGCATTGTGGACAGCATCCACCTCCCTCCGGGAGGGGCAGGGGAGGTGAACTTGACTGTGCGAATTCCGAGAGATGCGTCGCCGGGAGAGAGGGTTTACGTAGCGGTCCGCGCCCTATCCTCAACGGGGCAGGGGGCCTCCGGCCTCGTCTCCACCGTCACCACGGTTCTTGACCCCTCCCCCGTCGCGGATGCGGGTCCGGATATTGTGGTCGACGTGATGGAGGAGGTCGAATTCGATGCCACAGCCTCCACGAGTCCGGCGGGCACGATTGTGCGTTACTCCTGGGTATTCGGCGACGGGACCACTGCCGAGGGGCTCCGGGTCCGCCACGCCTATTCCCGGCGCGGCCTCTATACTGTTAATTTGACAGTCGAAAATGAATTCGGCTGGAGCGATACCGACTCCCTTCTGGTCACGGTCATCCAGAATTTCAGCCTCAGGCTTGAAACGCCCGCATTGGAACTCTCTCTCAGGCCGGCAGAAACCAAGACCATCAACCTCACGCTGAGAAACATGGGCAACGGCGCCGATGAAGTGGAAGTCAAGCTGGACGCTCTCAGATGGAGCGCCTCCATCGACAGGTTACGGATTTCTCTTCAGAGCGGGGAGAGCGCCGGAATCACCCTCTGCATTACTGCACCGGAGAGAGCGACTGCGGGCTCGAGCGCCATGTTCAGAGTCACGGCGGCTTCGTTGGAGAGCCCCTACGCCCGTGACGAAGTCATCATCAGAGCGACTGTGGCCGAGGTCAGGGATTTAAACCTGATGGTGGAGGAGAGGGAGGGAGCGGTAGAGGCGGGAGGGTCGGTGCGTTTCATAGCCATCGTCGAGAATAAGGGGAACGTAAACGAAACACTCGTCTTGGTAGCTGCGGAAATTCCGGAGGAGTGGAGGGTAGCCTTCTCCCAGCAGGAGCTCACTATTCCACCATGGAGCAATGCTTCGGTCGAGATTCTGGTGTGCGTGCCCGCACGGGCTCTAGCGGGAGTCTACAGATTGTTCGTCAACGGCCTCGGACTTGAGGTTTCGGTGAGGGCGAGGTACGGCCTCACGGCCTCTGTGGAGCCTCTGAACGCAACCGCGAGACCTGGCGGGCGTGTCGTTTTCACAATCAACTTCACGAACATGGGCAATGCTCCCGACTCATTCACGCTCAATGTCTCAAACCTTCCCATGGGATGGGGCACTGACCCCCTTCTCCCGCCTTCTGAGGTAGCTCCGGGCGCGAATGGGTCCATGCACGTCTCAGTCCAGATTCCTGAAGATGTCCGGTCGGGGGGATACGATATTGTGCTTGAGCTCCGCTCGGACAATTACCCCGGTGCGTCCGTGTCTCTGCCCGTTCGAGTGGTGGTCGAGAGGCAGGAGCCACCACCCACCAATTCCACTGTGCATGCATTTCCATCTATCTTATGGCCTCCACTGGCTCTCGCAGCTGCGGGTGCTGTGCTCGCTATATATCTCAGCAGGCGCAGGAAAAAGTGCCATGGGGGACCGGCCAAGGGTTGGGACGTGGATTCCCGGCCGGGAGCTGGAGAAGGCGCCGAGAACGCCCCGGCGGGGCCCCTGCCGCAGACCGATGGGTGGGATCCCAGCATCCAAGCTACTCGTGCGGTTTCAGGGAGAGAACTGGAGCCCTGGGAGACCTGCCTCTGGTGCTTTGGCCAGCTGGGGCGAGAGCCATCGATTCCCTGCCCGTCTTGCGGTGGAACCTTCCATAGGCGCTGCGCCCAGGAGGCCCGCGGGTGTACTAGATGCGGCGGGCCGCTTTGA
- a CDS encoding uracil-DNA glycosylase, producing the protein MTLEDVAAGVRRCRACALHRTRKKPVPGEGSGRSGVVLVGEAPGAKEDALGRPFVGSAGKLLDRMLRIAGLARSEVFITNVVKCRPPGNRPPKPAEVRACARHLRLQLNIIAPELVCTMGNSALRALVDPKGNITRLRGRIVEKDGRRYLPLYHPAAILYRRKLIKEIEEDFRRLGGIARRAGRAAQTRLTTEEE; encoded by the coding sequence ATGACGCTCGAGGACGTGGCGGCAGGTGTGAGGAGGTGCAGGGCCTGCGCCCTCCACAGGACAAGGAAGAAGCCGGTTCCCGGCGAGGGCAGTGGGCGGAGCGGTGTGGTTCTGGTCGGCGAGGCGCCCGGCGCGAAGGAGGACGCCCTCGGCCGTCCCTTCGTCGGCTCGGCCGGTAAGCTCCTCGACAGAATGCTCCGCATTGCGGGGCTCGCTAGGAGCGAGGTCTTCATAACCAATGTCGTCAAGTGCAGGCCTCCGGGAAACCGGCCGCCGAAGCCGGCCGAGGTCAGGGCCTGTGCTCGGCATCTCAGGCTCCAGCTGAACATCATCGCGCCGGAGCTGGTCTGCACGATGGGCAACTCGGCCCTTCGAGCGCTCGTGGACCCCAAAGGCAATATCACTCGGTTAAGGGGCAGAATCGTCGAGAAAGACGGAAGGCGCTACCTTCCCCTCTATCACCCCGCCGCGATTCTCTACCGCAGAAAGTTGATAAAAGAGATAGAGGAGGACTTCAGAAGACTGGGGGGAATCGCGAGGAGGGCCGGCCGCGCCGCCCAGACCAGACTGACGACCGAAGAGGAGTGA
- a CDS encoding radical SAM protein, whose amino-acid sequence MPMEEGRITDRGAEADITRGNPEVAEGSGRRARVREVRCVSALSRSRLTGLDYALNPYRGCEHGCLYCYSPAVIHCDEREPWGEWVEARVNMPVLLSRELRRLPRGTVGVGTVTDPYQPAELRYRVTRHCLEQLLRHQWPVCIQTKSRNVVEDIGLLSRFKNIEVGFTLTTADDGLRGAFEPRASSVGERLGALAALRDAGVPTFVFFGPVLPGAVEKGLEGLFRSLAELSIRRILIDRLRVHRGVWERLRPYIAKSHPALVAEYEAILFGLSEDYERLILDIVELARACGLSAAAVGRP is encoded by the coding sequence ATGCCCATGGAGGAAGGGCGGATAACGGACCGGGGTGCGGAGGCAGATATAACAAGGGGGAACCCGGAGGTAGCCGAGGGTAGCGGGAGAAGGGCGAGGGTGAGGGAGGTGAGGTGCGTCTCCGCGCTCTCGCGCTCGCGGCTGACGGGGCTGGACTATGCCCTCAACCCCTACAGGGGCTGCGAGCATGGGTGCCTCTACTGCTACTCTCCTGCGGTCATACACTGCGATGAAAGGGAGCCGTGGGGGGAGTGGGTCGAAGCGAGAGTCAACATGCCCGTTCTTCTATCGCGCGAGCTCAGGAGGCTCCCGCGGGGGACGGTGGGGGTGGGAACCGTCACCGACCCCTACCAGCCCGCGGAGCTCAGGTATCGAGTCACCCGGCACTGTCTCGAGCAGCTCCTGCGCCACCAGTGGCCCGTCTGCATTCAGACCAAGTCCAGAAACGTGGTCGAGGACATCGGTCTCCTTTCCCGCTTCAAGAACATCGAGGTTGGATTTACATTAACCACGGCGGACGACGGTCTGCGCGGGGCCTTCGAGCCCCGTGCGTCATCAGTGGGGGAGAGGCTCGGGGCCCTGGCTGCCCTCAGGGACGCGGGCGTACCGACCTTTGTATTCTTCGGGCCCGTCCTGCCCGGCGCCGTGGAAAAGGGGCTGGAGGGGCTCTTCAGATCCCTCGCCGAGCTCTCCATTCGTAGAATTCTCATAGACAGACTCAGGGTCCACCGGGGGGTGTGGGAGAGGCTCAGGCCGTATATCGCAAAAAGCCACCCCGCTCTAGTGGCGGAGTATGAGGCGATTCTGTTCGGCCTCTCTGAGGACTACGAGCGCCTCATCCTCGACATCGTGGAGCTCGCGCGCGCATGCGGCCTGAGCGCTGCGGCGGTTGGGAGGCCGTGA
- a CDS encoding transcriptional regulator: MNRMETTGTSSRLHERREAVLRLRRMLARCGFFVSDDYGVRGLSFDIICRRDNLLLVVKVMVNIDGFSPSNAAELNTLARVLKGAPVVVGDRCGSGPLSDGIIYLRHGIPIMNFATIREYFEEGVPPFIFAAPGGLFAKIDPETLSKVRRERGLSLGAMAKIAGVSKKAIQMYEAGAISANLPVVDRLEKYLGEPIAMPINPFGMSEGVETVPTSWEDEGTPFKRKVFKKLAGLGYKIIHTRRCPFDAISESQLRATVLLTGVGQADGECLFKARVIANISRITETDGVLFLDRRLSRENISGTPVISRDELHRIHDEDKIVRLIHERRR, encoded by the coding sequence ATGAACCGCATGGAGACCACAGGAACCTCGTCCAGACTCCATGAGCGCAGGGAGGCTGTTTTAAGGTTGAGAAGAATGCTTGCGCGTTGCGGCTTCTTCGTATCCGACGACTATGGTGTGCGCGGCCTGAGCTTCGACATCATCTGCCGTCGGGACAACCTTCTTTTGGTGGTCAAGGTAATGGTCAACATTGACGGCTTCAGCCCGTCCAACGCGGCGGAGCTGAACACGCTCGCCCGGGTTCTGAAAGGGGCGCCAGTTGTCGTTGGGGACAGGTGCGGCTCCGGGCCGCTTTCTGATGGAATTATTTATCTCAGGCATGGAATTCCGATTATGAATTTTGCGACAATCAGGGAATATTTTGAGGAGGGAGTACCACCATTCATATTTGCGGCTCCCGGGGGCCTTTTCGCAAAAATCGACCCTGAGACATTGTCCAAGGTGAGGAGGGAAAGAGGTCTCTCCCTTGGAGCGATGGCAAAGATCGCGGGCGTGTCGAAAAAAGCGATACAGATGTATGAGGCCGGGGCCATAAGTGCCAACCTCCCGGTCGTGGACAGGCTTGAGAAATACCTCGGTGAGCCGATAGCAATGCCCATAAACCCTTTTGGCATGAGCGAGGGGGTCGAGACTGTGCCCACCTCGTGGGAGGATGAGGGCACGCCCTTCAAGCGGAAGGTCTTCAAGAAGTTGGCTGGCCTTGGCTACAAAATAATTCACACCCGAAGGTGCCCCTTTGACGCTATCTCCGAGAGTCAGCTCCGGGCGACCGTGCTCCTCACAGGGGTGGGTCAGGCGGACGGCGAATGCTTGTTCAAGGCGAGAGTTATTGCAAACATCTCCAGGATCACGGAGACGGACGGCGTCCTCTTCCTCGACAGGCGGCTGAGCCGGGAGAACATCAGCGGGACCCCCGTCATCAGCCGGGACGAGCTCCACCGCATCCACGACGAGGATAAGATCGTACGCCTGATTCACGAGAGGAGAAGGTGA
- a CDS encoding M14 family zinc carboxypeptidase encodes MRKLVSLGIVLLFLALPPSESCSGEGRDEGLGRYHTYQEMVTELQDLTATHTTISRLITIGETYEGRRIWAVKISDNASEDEAEPNMTIIGGIHAREFISVEVPLYIIHNLLGNYTSNSTIKRFVDSTQIWVVPMLNPDGHVYVELGHDWRKNRRPVDGGVGVDLNRNFGHLWGLEASHNPTDENYCGPGPFSENETKAIEGLVTSHRPRVALSYQSFGGYILYPWGNSINTEPVDPLLPALALNMSLVMPEGRRYTPMMAREMYPATGDTDDYFYANFSILPFTVELSNSHRPPDQEVDGICLDNLPPAHLLMNFTAGPAPEPPLHRISLDGPNSFISAPGRLVRMEYLLVNEGEATEEVELSIETEFNWTAELLNRHVSLEPGQSALIFLEIMVPATAAAYESASFLLRAKSAGGVVAELRILGRAEHLRGLRASLSGQTEAAPGGSVNISATVENLGNGPELLALSAGLSTGWQISPLPNPLNLSAGERAVVFITFLVPASARADTPVELIFTARAEGVAPARAIHTISILPVRNVTMEILPSSARFPEGETRNVSIRIANNGNVWENGTLVLSGRYGASRIQNASVNIPPFSTINATLTLGAARGHWSLTVMFLSASGELRASRIVNFTVIENTTVAGAGPPGDPVLLFAVLVIVLVSVMGIIYWDWRREERLELEERERRPRNR; translated from the coding sequence ATGCGCAAATTGGTCTCCCTTGGCATTGTCCTCCTCTTCTTGGCCTTGCCGCCCTCGGAGAGCTGTTCAGGGGAAGGAAGGGATGAAGGGCTCGGCCGCTATCATACTTATCAGGAGATGGTGACAGAGCTCCAAGACCTCACCGCCACCCACACAACTATCTCACGTCTCATCACCATTGGGGAGACCTACGAGGGGAGGAGGATCTGGGCAGTGAAGATATCGGACAACGCGAGCGAGGACGAGGCCGAGCCGAACATGACGATTATTGGAGGCATACACGCCCGCGAGTTCATATCGGTGGAGGTGCCGCTCTACATAATTCACAACCTTCTCGGGAATTATACCTCCAACTCCACGATAAAACGCTTTGTTGATAGTACCCAGATATGGGTCGTGCCGATGCTCAACCCCGACGGGCATGTTTATGTAGAGCTGGGCCATGACTGGAGGAAGAACAGGAGACCTGTGGATGGGGGAGTCGGGGTTGACCTGAACCGCAACTTCGGCCATTTATGGGGCCTGGAGGCAAGCCACAATCCCACAGACGAGAATTACTGCGGCCCGGGGCCTTTCTCGGAGAACGAGACCAAAGCTATTGAGGGGCTGGTCACCTCCCACCGCCCGCGTGTGGCGCTGAGCTATCAAAGCTTCGGGGGCTATATCCTTTATCCTTGGGGCAATTCAATCAACACCGAGCCCGTTGACCCCCTTCTCCCCGCTCTTGCACTAAATATGTCCCTTGTGATGCCGGAGGGGAGGAGATACACACCCATGATGGCGCGCGAGATGTACCCAGCGACGGGCGACACGGACGACTATTTCTACGCAAATTTCAGCATCCTTCCGTTCACGGTCGAGCTCTCGAATTCCCATCGTCCACCCGACCAAGAAGTGGACGGAATCTGTCTTGACAATCTTCCCCCTGCCCACCTCCTCATGAATTTCACCGCAGGTCCAGCACCCGAGCCGCCGCTGCATCGGATTTCTCTTGATGGGCCAAACTCGTTCATCAGCGCTCCTGGCAGGTTGGTTAGGATGGAATACCTTCTTGTCAACGAGGGGGAGGCTACTGAGGAGGTGGAGCTCTCGATAGAAACTGAGTTCAATTGGACCGCGGAACTCCTGAACCGCCACGTGAGTCTAGAACCGGGGCAGAGCGCCTTGATTTTCCTAGAAATAATGGTTCCCGCCACAGCCGCCGCATATGAGAGCGCGAGTTTTCTGCTGCGTGCTAAGTCAGCAGGCGGCGTTGTGGCAGAGCTTAGAATTCTGGGCAGAGCGGAGCATCTGCGGGGTCTTCGGGCGTCGCTCAGCGGACAGACAGAGGCCGCTCCGGGAGGTTCGGTGAACATCAGCGCGACCGTCGAGAACCTAGGGAATGGGCCTGAACTACTTGCACTCTCCGCCGGGCTGAGCACGGGCTGGCAGATCTCTCCACTTCCAAATCCACTCAACCTGAGTGCCGGGGAGAGAGCGGTCGTGTTCATCACATTTCTGGTTCCAGCCTCAGCCCGGGCGGATACCCCCGTTGAGTTAATATTCACCGCCAGAGCCGAGGGGGTGGCACCGGCGAGGGCCATCCACACTATTTCCATCCTTCCGGTGAGGAATGTTACAATGGAAATCCTTCCATCCAGCGCCAGATTTCCTGAAGGGGAAACGAGGAATGTTAGTATAAGAATAGCCAACAACGGTAACGTCTGGGAAAACGGGACTCTGGTGCTATCCGGAAGATATGGGGCATCGAGAATCCAAAACGCGAGCGTCAATATTCCTCCATTCTCAACAATCAACGCAACCCTGACCCTCGGCGCCGCCAGAGGCCATTGGTCCCTCACCGTGATGTTCCTGTCGGCCTCAGGGGAGCTCAGGGCGAGCCGAATCGTTAACTTCACCGTTATAGAGAACACGACGGTCGCGGGCGCGGGTCCGCCAGGTGACCCAGTCCTACTCTTTGCAGTCCTTGTGATTGTTTTAGTCTCTGTGATGGGCATAATTTACTGGGACTGGCGGAGGGAGGAGAGGCTGGAGCTGGAGGAAAGGGAGAGGAGGCCAAGGAACCGCTGA
- a CDS encoding Nre family DNA repair protein, translated as MKGGIFDGDSGNLCVACKGSKMLCGKERCPILVKHFAQLRARALIDTLELEGSSPPGVFVGQWGYPKVLVGPLIPPISGDTGVMDTPEMWLGKSIDEIVDFRVRLVRGMHPVNIYDVERGGRLVDLVRELALASSPADSWAEFLKKPVGRLILDDEVQPFGPSAPLKRLEVGNFRLDQRFEKRWRDTDLTAREAVLSLYSEGALISRIQKAFSVGSFGLRKNRRFVPTRWSITAVDDTIGKELRERVKRLPLINDYRIHESWTLDNRFIVLLMPTSWRYELVEAWYPNTVWNPLGREIMMISSHEGYEGRKDYAEIGGCYYAARLATCEHLLHLGRQAGCVILREAHPGYIMPVGVWNVRENVRNALRGPFVSFRTLGEALEHIQTRLDIRMKRWLRASRILADLRHQRRIDEFLPVEPAARNQEGVG; from the coding sequence ATGAAGGGGGGAATATTCGATGGGGACAGCGGGAACCTGTGTGTCGCCTGCAAGGGCTCGAAAATGCTCTGCGGCAAGGAACGCTGTCCGATTCTGGTCAAACATTTTGCGCAGCTCAGGGCCCGCGCGCTGATTGACACACTTGAGCTTGAGGGCTCCTCTCCGCCAGGGGTGTTTGTCGGTCAGTGGGGCTACCCTAAGGTCCTCGTCGGCCCACTCATCCCACCCATCTCTGGTGACACGGGCGTCATGGACACCCCGGAGATGTGGCTGGGAAAGAGCATTGACGAAATCGTGGACTTTAGGGTCCGGCTGGTCAGGGGGATGCACCCTGTAAACATTTACGATGTTGAAAGGGGAGGGAGGCTGGTGGACCTGGTGAGGGAGCTTGCCCTCGCCTCCTCCCCAGCGGACTCCTGGGCAGAGTTCCTGAAGAAGCCAGTCGGCAGACTCATTCTCGACGATGAGGTCCAGCCCTTCGGGCCATCCGCACCGCTGAAGAGGCTGGAGGTCGGGAACTTCAGACTGGACCAGAGGTTCGAGAAGCGCTGGAGGGACACTGACCTCACAGCCCGCGAGGCGGTCCTCTCTCTTTACTCGGAGGGTGCTCTGATATCAAGAATTCAGAAGGCCTTCAGCGTGGGCTCCTTCGGCCTGCGCAAGAACCGGAGGTTCGTGCCGACGAGATGGAGCATCACCGCCGTGGACGACACGATAGGGAAGGAGCTCAGGGAGAGGGTGAAGAGGCTCCCTCTCATTAACGACTACAGAATTCATGAATCGTGGACCCTTGATAACCGATTCATCGTCCTCCTGATGCCCACGAGCTGGAGGTACGAGCTCGTCGAGGCCTGGTACCCGAATACGGTCTGGAACCCCCTAGGTAGGGAAATCATGATGATATCGAGCCACGAGGGGTATGAGGGCCGAAAGGACTACGCTGAAATCGGCGGTTGCTACTACGCCGCGCGGCTCGCGACCTGCGAGCACTTGCTCCATCTGGGCCGTCAGGCGGGGTGCGTAATTCTCAGGGAGGCCCACCCCGGCTACATTATGCCCGTGGGCGTTTGGAATGTGAGGGAGAACGTGCGAAACGCGCTAAGGGGCCCATTCGTTTCATTCAGGACTCTGGGAGAGGCCCTGGAGCACATCCAGACCCGTCTCGACATCAGGATGAAGAGGTGGCTACGCGCAAGTCGGATTCTGGCGGACCTAAGGCATCAGAGGCGCATCGACGAGTTCCTGCCCGTCGAGCCCGCGGCGAGGAATCAGGAGGGCGTGGGTTGA
- a CDS encoding CDP-2,3-bis-(O-geranylgeranyl)-sn-glycerol synthase, giving the protein MDLPAMVGGALLLIGQSFWIMFPAYVSGSAAVLFKGKRPMDFGASWRGNRVLGDGKTWEGFIFGGLTGVFAGTMQQLVSALSGQSHLVAFGYAYAGSFDPVLRPSMSPGSLAIIASLSYGGLVGDLLKSFIKRRMGLKRGSPSPFLMDQLDFVAGAWLVTLPIFWRWFLSVFTVYNFFIVLIMTPLLHRGVNIIGYKLGAKKEPW; this is encoded by the coding sequence GTGGACCTGCCTGCGATGGTCGGAGGGGCTCTGCTGCTCATCGGCCAGTCCTTCTGGATAATGTTCCCGGCCTATGTGTCTGGGTCAGCCGCAGTGCTTTTCAAGGGGAAGAGGCCGATGGACTTCGGAGCAAGTTGGAGGGGGAACAGGGTCCTGGGCGACGGAAAGACCTGGGAGGGCTTCATCTTCGGCGGCCTGACGGGGGTATTTGCGGGAACGATGCAACAACTCGTCTCCGCTCTCTCCGGCCAGTCCCACCTCGTCGCCTTCGGCTATGCCTACGCTGGGAGCTTCGACCCAGTCCTGCGGCCCTCGATGAGCCCAGGCTCCCTCGCAATAATCGCCTCCCTGTCCTACGGGGGACTGGTCGGCGACCTCCTGAAGAGCTTCATCAAGCGGAGGATGGGCCTGAAGCGGGGCAGCCCCTCGCCCTTCCTCATGGATCAGCTCGACTTCGTCGCAGGCGCTTGGCTGGTCACCCTCCCGATTTTCTGGAGATGGTTCCTGAGCGTTTTCACGGTCTATAACTTCTTCATCGTCCTCATAATGACACCCCTCCTCCACCGCGGCGTAAATATTATAGGCTACAAACTGGGTGCAAAGAAGGAGCCATGGTAG